A single region of the Bdellovibrio sp. GT3 genome encodes:
- the mpl gene encoding UDP-N-acetylmuramate:L-alanyl-gamma-D-glutamyl-meso-diaminopimelate ligase — protein sequence MDLKPGSHIHLMGICGTAMASMAGLLKDRGFKITGSDSNPYPPMSTQLESLGITIQKGYKAENLHPKPDFVIVGNVISANNEEAQELVKLGVPYTSLPKAMGEFIIENRESIVISGTHGKTTTTSMMSWVAENAGKKPGFLIGGIPKNFSQSFKNPEGNLFVIEGDEYDTAFFDKVPKFVHYKPKHVVLTSVEFDHADIYKDLQAVKDSFAKLMHLIPKDGTLLACAEDANVMELRKLCKATNSFTYGFHADADFKAKVLFQNEKGVGFEVHHKGEILGPYNMQITGDYNILNATAVVAMSKCLGFSENRIQIALESFDGVKRRQEILGEPNGILVIEDFAHHPTAVRETVKGIQKKYPGRKVFSVFEPRSATSRRKVFQKDYVEAFKGSHEVMLAKAFDQSKIDEENRFSSHELVSDLKTSGVTAEDFDSADQIVSALKSRAHRGDVILIMSNGGFDGIYTKLMKTLE from the coding sequence ATGGATTTGAAACCTGGTAGTCACATTCACTTGATGGGCATTTGCGGTACTGCGATGGCCTCTATGGCCGGTCTTTTGAAAGACCGTGGATTCAAAATTACAGGCAGTGATTCGAATCCGTATCCTCCAATGTCCACGCAGTTGGAAAGTTTGGGGATCACAATTCAAAAAGGATACAAAGCCGAGAACCTTCACCCGAAGCCTGATTTCGTTATTGTTGGGAACGTGATTTCCGCAAACAACGAAGAGGCTCAGGAGCTGGTAAAGCTGGGCGTGCCGTACACGTCTTTGCCTAAAGCGATGGGTGAGTTCATCATCGAAAATCGCGAAAGCATCGTGATCTCCGGAACCCATGGAAAAACCACAACGACGTCGATGATGTCGTGGGTTGCGGAAAATGCCGGTAAGAAACCGGGATTTTTGATTGGTGGTATTCCAAAAAATTTCTCGCAAAGTTTTAAGAATCCCGAAGGCAACTTGTTCGTGATTGAAGGCGATGAATACGACACCGCTTTCTTTGATAAAGTTCCTAAGTTTGTTCATTACAAACCAAAGCACGTGGTCCTGACTTCTGTGGAGTTCGATCACGCGGATATTTATAAAGATCTTCAGGCTGTGAAAGACTCTTTCGCCAAGCTTATGCATTTGATTCCGAAAGACGGGACTCTGCTTGCCTGTGCTGAAGATGCGAATGTGATGGAGTTGCGCAAACTTTGCAAAGCGACAAATTCATTCACTTATGGATTCCACGCTGACGCTGATTTTAAAGCCAAAGTGTTATTCCAAAATGAAAAAGGCGTGGGCTTTGAAGTTCACCATAAAGGTGAAATTCTGGGACCCTACAACATGCAGATCACAGGTGACTACAACATTCTGAATGCCACTGCTGTGGTTGCGATGTCAAAGTGCCTGGGCTTTTCAGAGAACAGAATCCAGATTGCCTTGGAATCTTTTGATGGTGTTAAACGTCGTCAGGAAATCCTGGGGGAGCCGAATGGCATCCTGGTGATCGAGGATTTTGCCCATCATCCAACGGCGGTTCGTGAGACCGTGAAGGGGATTCAGAAAAAATATCCAGGTCGTAAAGTCTTCTCGGTTTTTGAACCTAGAAGTGCAACGTCCCGTCGTAAAGTATTTCAAAAAGACTACGTCGAGGCCTTTAAAGGCTCCCACGAGGTCATGCTTGCCAAAGCCTTTGATCAATCCAAGATTGATGAAGAGAACCGCTTTTCGTCTCATGAATTGGTAAGTGACTTGAAAACTTCAGGCGTCACTGCAGAGGATTTCGATTCCGCTGATCAGATTGTGAGTGCATTAAAGTCCCGCGCCCACCGCGGCGATGTGATTTTGATCATGTCCAATGGGGGATTTGATGGGATCTATACCAAGCTGATGAAGACCTTGGAGTAA
- a CDS encoding transposase has protein sequence MPRLYRQISTDLPFHITGRCRNRDYFPIPMPEVWSIFEDYLFFISHAYSIEIISFVLMNNHFHLIIRAPKGNLSEAMNYLMSHTSRCINSKANIENQLWGRRFHPTLIDENHYLTNVYKYVYRNPVEARLCDRAESYPYSTLNLKLGRGRLHFPILADEILNESHSFTLKWVNQSVDPTDKVLMERALKRRIFILPKKVRINKKKPSLATELY, from the coding sequence CACCGGCCGCTGCCGGAATCGCGACTACTTCCCAATTCCCATGCCGGAGGTGTGGTCGATTTTCGAAGACTACTTATTCTTTATTTCACATGCATACAGTATTGAGATCATTTCGTTTGTTCTGATGAACAATCACTTCCATCTCATTATTCGTGCGCCAAAAGGAAATCTTAGTGAGGCAATGAATTATCTTATGAGTCATACAAGCCGTTGTATTAACTCGAAGGCAAACATTGAAAACCAACTTTGGGGACGTCGTTTTCACCCCACTTTAATCGATGAAAATCACTACTTAACCAATGTCTATAAGTATGTTTATCGAAATCCAGTTGAAGCCAGGCTTTGTGACCGCGCCGAGAGCTATCCTTATTCCACGTTAAATTTGAAACTTGGAAGAGGAAGATTGCACTTCCCTATTCTTGCTGACGAAATACTTAATGAATCCCATTCCTTTACTTTGAAATGGGTTAACCAGTCGGTTGATCCCACAGACAAGGTTTTAATGGAAAGAGCCCTTAAAAGAAGAATATTTATACTTCCGAAAAAGGTCCGGATAAATAAGAAAAAGCCCAGTCTTGCGACTGAGCTTTACTAA
- a CDS encoding helix-turn-helix domain-containing protein, translated as MFSEISANLNLAKLNYQRGHYPQVCENSELICSEADAIGDLQSWLVGIRYLIQASSEMGTLDQYNSYFRKLFAYEKDPANTETHGRILHVIGLWQMSVGNFASAKEYFLTALEECTQNQDLETVSRLLQELAMVSMNQDALEALKYLDKSLLLTKELKLDEIHTGCLILKSHIFLSQKRADDALEAIWKAYEKAQMYSLHYLNVYILVHMASVYEALGKHSEAVVYKSLAMKGIDGDTPHRLQKVKSQFIKDHNKADSADLTIDTMAFKVKSRTQGDVDFKNQHILFDLLNLFANNPGDRFSKSYLIEKVWGYAYNPEVHDNLIYVSIKRLRTLLEPDPNTSVFIMRDRKGYFLPSNVTIKFTGL; from the coding sequence ATGTTTAGTGAAATCTCCGCAAATCTAAATTTGGCAAAACTAAACTACCAGCGTGGTCACTACCCGCAGGTATGTGAAAACTCTGAGCTGATATGCTCAGAGGCCGATGCCATTGGAGATTTACAAAGCTGGTTGGTGGGAATTCGTTATCTCATCCAGGCCAGCTCGGAAATGGGCACACTGGACCAATATAATTCCTACTTTAGAAAACTCTTTGCCTACGAAAAAGATCCGGCCAATACAGAAACACACGGGCGTATTTTGCATGTAATCGGTCTATGGCAGATGTCCGTCGGAAATTTTGCTTCTGCCAAGGAATATTTTTTAACAGCCCTGGAAGAGTGCACACAAAACCAGGACTTGGAAACAGTTTCGCGACTGCTTCAGGAGCTGGCGATGGTTTCCATGAATCAAGATGCTCTTGAAGCCCTGAAGTACCTGGACAAATCCCTGCTGCTGACCAAAGAGTTGAAGCTGGATGAAATCCACACAGGCTGTCTGATTTTAAAAAGTCATATTTTCCTAAGTCAAAAACGCGCCGACGACGCGCTGGAAGCCATTTGGAAAGCTTACGAAAAAGCACAGATGTACTCCTTGCACTATTTGAATGTGTACATTCTGGTGCACATGGCCTCGGTTTATGAGGCGCTGGGGAAACACAGTGAGGCTGTCGTTTACAAATCTCTGGCAATGAAGGGTATTGACGGCGACACCCCTCACCGCTTGCAAAAGGTTAAGAGTCAGTTCATCAAAGACCACAATAAAGCGGACTCTGCGGATCTCACCATCGACACTATGGCTTTCAAAGTGAAAAGCCGCACTCAAGGAGATGTGGATTTCAAAAATCAGCATATCCTGTTTGATCTTCTGAATTTATTTGCAAATAATCCGGGCGACCGCTTTTCAAAATCATATCTGATCGAGAAGGTCTGGGGATACGCCTACAATCCTGAAGTTCATGACAATCTGATTTACGTTTCAATCAAACGCCTTAGAACTTTGTTGGAACCGGATCCCAACACTTCAGTCTTTATCATGCGCGATCGCAAAGGTTACTTCCTGCCATCCAACGTGACGATAAAATTCACTGGATTATAG
- a CDS encoding serine hydrolase domain-containing protein gives MKFSVLEKNLIAKLEDRIRDTTPGVMVRAYQGGRIICDVAVGNTYAYYDLASVTKVIFTQQAMMYAFELGKWNFDSKVVDFLPWFQSPDTKITELLTHSSGLPWWMPFYQEINMNQSLDKRREQLREIIKGLKIEKSETAVYSDVGFMVLGFILEVIFEKPLYDVWVDIKNKFYAGTTLEFHPNNVSTTRPSLFAPTEECPVRKKLVQGEVHDLNCWSLGGVSTHAGLFGSIDDLGWYSLHLRSQLLGIARYSIRQKTAQLFAKRALPEGKGDWAMGYMMPTPGSASCGSYFSLDSIGHTGFTGTSIWYDPKLDMSVNVLSNRVLYGSDNKAFAKLRSEIHNWIVENYRRSGV, from the coding sequence ATGAAATTTTCAGTTCTGGAAAAGAATCTGATCGCTAAACTTGAAGATCGAATTCGTGACACCACTCCCGGTGTAATGGTGCGCGCGTATCAGGGCGGTCGAATTATTTGTGACGTGGCTGTGGGGAATACCTATGCGTACTACGATTTGGCGAGTGTGACGAAGGTCATTTTCACTCAGCAAGCGATGATGTATGCATTTGAATTGGGTAAGTGGAATTTTGATAGCAAGGTTGTGGATTTTCTTCCGTGGTTTCAATCTCCGGATACAAAGATCACCGAGCTTTTGACTCATAGTTCGGGACTTCCTTGGTGGATGCCTTTCTATCAGGAAATCAATATGAATCAGTCTTTGGATAAGCGTCGCGAACAGCTGCGTGAGATTATCAAAGGTCTGAAAATTGAAAAATCAGAAACGGCTGTATATTCCGATGTCGGCTTTATGGTTTTGGGCTTTATCCTTGAAGTTATTTTTGAAAAACCTCTTTACGATGTCTGGGTGGATATTAAGAATAAATTCTACGCTGGTACGACGTTGGAGTTTCACCCGAATAACGTTTCCACAACCCGCCCTTCTTTGTTCGCACCTACTGAGGAATGCCCGGTTCGTAAGAAATTGGTTCAGGGAGAGGTTCATGATTTGAATTGCTGGTCTTTGGGTGGGGTCTCCACTCATGCGGGACTCTTTGGTAGCATTGATGATCTTGGCTGGTACTCGCTTCATTTGCGTTCTCAGCTTTTGGGGATTGCTCGCTATAGCATTCGCCAGAAAACGGCCCAACTGTTTGCAAAGCGCGCTTTGCCTGAGGGTAAGGGTGACTGGGCCATGGGTTACATGATGCCGACGCCGGGATCCGCAAGTTGCGGCAGTTATTTCTCTTTGGATTCCATTGGGCATACCGGATTCACCGGAACTTCTATTTGGTATGATCCAAAATTGGATATGAGTGTGAACGTCCTGTCGAACCGGGTTTTGTATGGCTCTGACAACAAGGCCTTTGCAAAATTGCGTTCGGAGATTCACAATTGGATTGTAGAAAATTATCGCCGTAGCGGAGTCTAA
- a CDS encoding methyl-accepting chemotaxis protein, which translates to MKQGSWFKGIKGKLLVAALWPPVGFAVLGFVAFMGVSSLSGMLNKSYTEMIPNVESLGQIEGGRARIGQYLWGALANLNFEKRRDIYIEKLGQALQEYKDSIAKYESAPFMPGEGDVYQPMKVGHAAYVANVEEFIKTLKSPTPENYEKVRAAAAEGTYQAQSVLIKNTTSKLNKMYSDAVVANNQFQRAETEKIFKWVVGIGVLCGLGVFAGLMFIASRLSKNVSEVVHQLSDSCGQVNSAITQLTEAGQGLSQSSTTSAASLEETVAALEEMSSMVSMNSDNAKQAASLSQASRSAAEDGEQEMQKLVTSMHGISQSSRKIEEIINVIDDIAFQTNLLALNAAVEAARAGEQGKGFAVVAEAVRGLAQRSAVAAKDINGLIKDSVNQVEDGSKIADKAGEVLKTIVNSIKKVSDLNNEIAAASSEQTTGIQQISKAMNQLDQSAQANAASSEEIAATSEEMSSQSKQMYSVVMVLSDVVIGGKTANADGNEAPAVVAAAPKAEKKTTPAKVVAKVLPMKPVQKAASKKANHSAEVKASEVIPFDDDTRKVGSTDGF; encoded by the coding sequence ATGAAACAAGGTTCATGGTTTAAAGGTATCAAGGGTAAGTTGTTAGTGGCTGCACTTTGGCCTCCGGTGGGATTCGCAGTGCTGGGTTTTGTGGCATTTATGGGAGTGAGCTCTCTGAGTGGGATGTTGAACAAATCGTACACTGAAATGATTCCGAATGTGGAATCCCTGGGGCAAATCGAAGGAGGGCGCGCTCGCATCGGACAGTATCTTTGGGGCGCCTTGGCGAATCTTAACTTTGAGAAAAGACGCGATATCTATATCGAAAAGCTGGGACAGGCTCTGCAGGAGTATAAAGATTCAATTGCAAAGTATGAATCAGCTCCGTTTATGCCAGGTGAGGGCGATGTCTATCAACCTATGAAGGTCGGGCATGCAGCTTATGTTGCGAATGTCGAGGAGTTCATTAAGACACTGAAGTCTCCGACTCCTGAGAATTACGAGAAAGTTCGTGCCGCAGCGGCGGAAGGTACCTACCAAGCACAGTCGGTGCTAATCAAGAATACGACTTCAAAACTGAATAAAATGTATTCGGATGCGGTCGTTGCGAATAACCAATTTCAAAGAGCCGAGACTGAAAAAATCTTTAAATGGGTTGTTGGAATCGGTGTGCTTTGTGGACTGGGGGTTTTTGCGGGTCTGATGTTTATTGCATCTCGCTTAAGTAAAAATGTTTCTGAGGTTGTGCATCAGCTTTCAGACTCCTGCGGGCAAGTGAACTCGGCGATCACTCAGTTGACGGAAGCAGGGCAGGGTTTGTCGCAGTCTTCGACGACGTCGGCGGCTTCGCTTGAAGAAACTGTGGCGGCTCTGGAGGAAATGAGTTCCATGGTTTCCATGAATTCAGACAATGCGAAGCAAGCGGCGAGTTTGTCGCAGGCTTCACGTTCGGCGGCAGAGGATGGGGAGCAAGAGATGCAAAAACTTGTGACCTCGATGCATGGGATTTCCCAGTCTTCCAGAAAAATTGAAGAGATCATCAACGTCATTGACGATATCGCCTTCCAGACGAATCTGTTGGCATTGAATGCCGCGGTGGAAGCAGCCCGTGCTGGAGAGCAGGGGAAAGGATTTGCGGTTGTGGCGGAGGCGGTTCGCGGCCTGGCTCAGCGCTCGGCAGTGGCGGCTAAAGACATCAACGGTCTGATCAAGGACTCGGTGAATCAGGTTGAGGACGGATCGAAGATCGCTGACAAAGCGGGTGAGGTATTAAAAACGATCGTGAACTCGATTAAAAAGGTTTCCGATCTGAACAATGAAATCGCAGCGGCAAGTTCAGAACAAACAACGGGAATTCAACAAATCAGCAAAGCGATGAATCAGCTGGATCAAAGCGCTCAGGCAAATGCAGCGTCTTCAGAGGAAATTGCAGCCACGTCAGAAGAAATGTCATCCCAATCCAAACAGATGTACTCCGTGGTGATGGTGTTGTCAGACGTAGTCATTGGCGGGAAGACGGCTAATGCCGACGGAAATGAAGCTCCAGCGGTGGTGGCTGCTGCGCCGAAAGCAGAGAAAAAAACCACTCCGGCGAAAGTGGTTGCGAAGGTTCTGCCAATGAAGCCAGTGCAAAAAGCTGCTTCAAAAAAGGCAAACCATTCAGCAGAAGTAAAAGCCTCTGAAGTGATTCCCTTCGACGACGACACAAGAAAAGTAGGCTCCACCGACGGCTTCTAA